In the genome of Dermacentor silvarum isolate Dsil-2018 chromosome 1, BIME_Dsil_1.4, whole genome shotgun sequence, one region contains:
- the LOC119461748 gene encoding uncharacterized protein LOC119461748, whose translation MNDVAQSQCRCLPMTGCRNPGLPRALLYGFNALWCLLVVASVGLGSALHQGYYFISIGCVVLIVATCGAYNIYRTCSEQSYEQAMDVLAGPEVTCYGPPPSYEEAMIGQTDEPPDYAEVVRMLCLAKQPLQNSTAESQQLLPCEMNSCAVQGEK comes from the coding sequence AATGCCGCTGTCTCCCAATGACGGGCTGCCGGAACCCGGGGCTGCCGCGCGCCCTGTTGTACGGCTTCAACGCGCTCTGGTGTCTGCTGGTCGTGGCGTCCGTGGGCCTCGGCTCGGCGTTGCACCAGGGCTACTACTTCATCAGCATCGGCTGCGTCGTGCTCATCGTGGCCACTTGCGGCGCCTACAACATCTACCGGACGTGCAGCGAGCAGAGCTATGAGCAGGCGATGGACGTGCTGGCGGGCCCGGAGGTCACTTGCTACGGCCCACCGCCGTCCTACGAGGAGGCCATGATTGGACAGACCGACGAGCCGCCCGATTACGCGGAAGTGGTGCGCATGCTCTGCCTGGCGAAGCAGCCGCTGCAGAACAGCACCGCGGAGTCGCAGCAACTGCTCCCGTGCGAGATGAACTCGTGCGCTGTCCAAGGCGAGAAGTAG
- the LOC119449657 gene encoding uncharacterized protein LOC119449657 isoform X2: protein MTSTQVFDDIASKSRAPSTWSKQTGNKRLLMRNCKTVLMMASGVAVSAATSWLVGSVLILPAVLLLCATALVATWVISRHSVPERSSSDSFPSVVYSLLAQQATDVRRGSAAWAESGIPQQLDPEKPRQQSHRGYANAVSFME from the exons ATGACGTCAACTCAAGTGTTTGATGATATCGCGTCCAAAAGCCGAGCTCCTTCCACATGGTCAAAGCAAACCGGCAACAAGCGTCTGCTCATGAGGAACTGCAAGACAG TGCTCATGATGGCGTCGGGCGTTGCCGTGTCGGCCGCCACCAGCTGGCTCGTGGGCTCGGTGCTCATCTTGCCGGCCGTGCTGCTTCTCTGCGCCACGGCTCTCGTGGCCACCTGGGTCATTAGCCGACACTCGGTGCCCGAGCGCAGCTCAAGCGACTCATTCCCGAGCGTCGTCTACTCGCTGCTGGCGCAGCAGGCCACCGACGTCAGGCGTGGCTCCGCTGCCTGGGCCGAAAGTGGCATACCGCAGCAACTTGACCCCGAGAAGCCGCGGCAGCAGTCCCACAGAGGTTACGCCAACGCCGTCTCTTTTATGGAGTGA
- the LOC119449657 gene encoding uncharacterized protein LOC119449657 isoform X1 — protein sequence MVKANRQQASAHEELQDRFSTSHLELRHDGGTIRVSFLNVIVTFMLFLTVLMMASGVAVSAATSWLVGSVLILPAVLLLCATALVATWVISRHSVPERSSSDSFPSVVYSLLAQQATDVRRGSAAWAESGIPQQLDPEKPRQQSHRGYANAVSFME from the exons ATGGTCAAAGCAAACCGGCAACAAGCGTCTGCTCATGAGGAACTGCAAGACAG GTTCTCGACGAGCCATTTGGAGCTTCGGCACGACGGCGGCACCATCCGCGTATCGTTCCTGAACGTGATCGTGACGTTCATGCTGTTCCTGACAGTGCTCATGATGGCGTCGGGCGTTGCCGTGTCGGCCGCCACCAGCTGGCTCGTGGGCTCGGTGCTCATCTTGCCGGCCGTGCTGCTTCTCTGCGCCACGGCTCTCGTGGCCACCTGGGTCATTAGCCGACACTCGGTGCCCGAGCGCAGCTCAAGCGACTCATTCCCGAGCGTCGTCTACTCGCTGCTGGCGCAGCAGGCCACCGACGTCAGGCGTGGCTCCGCTGCCTGGGCCGAAAGTGGCATACCGCAGCAACTTGACCCCGAGAAGCCGCGGCAGCAGTCCCACAGAGGTTACGCCAACGCCGTCTCTTTTATGGAGTGA